Genomic segment of Mercurialis annua linkage group LG6, ddMerAnnu1.2, whole genome shotgun sequence:
GACCTGGTAAaggaaaaaacaaacaaacaggAAAATGCTaacaattgttaaaaaaaaacaagcgaTATAATAAGGGTAATAGAAAAAAGGACCACTGTAAACAATGAAGATAGCGTATAAGAATAGAGCAACCAAAAACAAACAAGAAGTCCCCATCACTCACCCCATATTCACAGATTGCAACAGTCTTCAATACAACCAAATCGTAGTTATCCATGTACGGAACAATAACGATGTCACCAAAATAATCTGCTTCTTTCTTAAGCTCAAAATTTATTTCCTTTCTTCCATTCTGTTGAGCAAAAAACGATCCATAAACTATTAGAAGATTCAGCTTATGGCATAGTAATGGAGGATGAAAagctaattaaaattttcttaaaCCCTTACCAGTGCTACAAAAAATCGAGCAACAACTTTAGAAGATCTTATCAATTTATGCTGCATCCAGGTTTTCCTTGCAGCCATTCGCTCAGCGAAATGGTTGCCAGCGGAAAGGATGCCAATGAAGAGCTCCACTTTCTCATCAAGCATCTGTGGCGCTTGCCACTTTTTAAACATCTCAAGGTGCTGCTGTGGTGCAAAACTTGGATGTGAGGAAGGCAACGAAGCAGCAAAAACAGAATGGACGTCAATATCCCCATTCAAATACAATCCAGTAGCATCCTCTAGAACAAATCcctacaaacataacaaaacattCTAAGAAACTTCGGTCCTGCATTtatcaaaacattacaaattttCAAAGTTCACAAAAGTTGCTTACAGTTCGGTACGGAAAAGAAGTAACATGCCTCCCGTCAACGGTAATATGATAACCTTCCAAGCCAGCACTGATGGTAAGAACAAATATTTTCCCCTCAGCAAAAGGGAAGGGCCAAGTGTATGAAATCTTCTTCTTCCGGCCAATCAATCTGTTCAGCCACCATGTCGCTTTCGACTCTTCCAAGTTACCATCATCGTCACGAAGCCATTTCTCACATTTCACCTGTCCATCAACTTCATAAAAACCGCACCAAAAAAACAATCACTAGATTATCACATGCCCACACcattaaaacattaaagaaaTCAATACCTTAAATATGCATAACAtataaaaccaaataaaaatgtCAGAAAAATAAAACCTGTCGTTATCAAGAATAACAACACATCAACTACAAAACACTAAAACAAACAACATAATGTATTACAACATTATAAAACTACTCAACAAAGTTACAAACTTTAAGCATAAGAATCTTCTAAAAATGCTGACATTACTCACCAGTCTCCTCATCAGCTCTCGAACTCCAGCCTTCGCACCTCAAAGCATTACCCCATTGCATCCTATAACAAGTATTCTGCTCAATCACAGGTCTCCCACTCCAATCACCCTTCAACCTCGGATTCAAATGAAGAATCCGCGGCGGGTCCTCTCCATCCACAACTTTCAACCCCTGCAACTCCAACATAAACTGAGACACCATCAGCTCCTCCTCCCCCTCCCTCAACAGGGCGATTTTCGGGTCCTTCTCGGAGTGGGCCCATCTCGGATTAGCCACGACAGTTATATGGGACCCCAATGTCATCCCACATGGTATCTCCATGATCCTATTCTTACCATAAAACTCCCTCCCGGACAAAAACATCGAAACCGGGCACTTCTCGGTCTGATTCACACTGTCGGTGGAGTTTTCGTTGAGTTGGGTTATTTTACCCGACTGTAATAATTCCTCCCATAGCTTTTTACCGGCTAGCCAAGCCTCTTTAGCAGCTTTATGCAGAACAGAGAACTCATCTGTAGAATCATTAATTGCGTCGAAAATTGTTTCATTAAAAAACAAACCCGAGAGTTTATTAGTCTCTCGCATTTGTCTTCCGGGAGACCGAGTCATGACCCGAGTTCCTGGCAATAAGGGTCTGGACAAAACGGCGTCGTTGTCGGAGACGGAGCCGGAAAAATAGGCGGTGGACTTGAAAACCAGAGGAATTTCGAGGGTAATGAAGAGGAAATAAAACAGAATAAGAGCCAGTAAGGTTTGAATCAATGTGAGTCTGCTCACAGATACTAAAGACTCTAGCTTTACTGCTCttttcattgttttttttttcttggttttgtttgaatcGGTGGGTATTGAGTAGGTGAATTTTCCAAAAAAAGAAGGGTAAAAATGAAGAACTTGGAGTAGTTGTGGCGTGGGTTTGTGTTGGATTTAGAGGAAGCAGGGGAAGAGTGTGTGTGTGTTATATTAGGAGTGAAGAAATGCACACTCTTTTTGGCAGAACCAGAAACTGCCGTAAAATAAATGGGAAGGAAACTGAAGTCATGCAAATCTTTTACTTCTTTTAACCTCCACTATTAACATTCTTTAATAaacttaattcaatttaaaagatattttccaattaaaaaaaatctattaatatttattaagaataaatttttataactttaatcAAGCTCGGAAGATATTTGTGGTAATTTCTTGAAATGCATGTTTTGGtaacttatttacacctttacctgttgatttttctattatatctttttttatttacgaaaaatacattttttttaatttcacaaataccttttttcggtttttaatttCGGTTTTCAGTTTTTTCGCCGAACCGATCGAcaatttttaatacattttttttatagatttttttctggatttttttttatttttttatagtgtaacaatagtgtatatatagtatatttatattgtatatatagtgtttatttttatttttgatagatttttttctggatttttttatttttatagtgtatatatagtgtttttatagtgtaagattagtgtgtatatagtgtatatatagtatttttatagtgtatatatattgtatatatagtgtttatatagtgtatatatagtgtatttatggcattttgtagtgttttttgtggtctacaccatgaaacactgcaaatgcaccataaacactgtaaatgcaccataaatatactaaaaacggcagaaatacattataaatacaccaaaaatctactaaaacgtaaatatatcataaaattactacaaatgcaccataaatcaattttttctttacaaaatcagtagcaataaacaaatctatgaataagagaagacaaaataaataattatatgaataatagaacaattttataaataaaaaaggcaTAATcgctcaaaaacccctcacctttaaactttttttcaattccaccccgacgttgaaaatttgtcaattttacccacttttgaattttccgttttcaattgtaccccaatattttaatttttgttaatttttttacttaaatgatgaaatcattcaattaattaagtctaaacatgaaattaaattcttttttattcaaaaaagtacaaataagtcctttatttttaaaaaaactaactaaaaactataatcaaattaacactaatttaaattcttaattattttaactaaatttaaataaattttaaaaatatacaattaatatatgcgagacatggagaatgttttaaacaaatttccaaacgcaaaagacgttaatttaatttttcagggtacaattgaaacacaaaaatgaaaaatagggtaacattgataaattttcaacgtcagggtatgattgaaaaggggctaaaaggtcgggggtttttaagacattaggccaataaaaaattatagatctacaataatttatttataaaatatttaaatcattaaaaaaattaaaaaattacacaaatttaaaaacgagtcgagaaatccatagtgCGAATGAAAGAGACGAACGGATTAGTGCGAACGGAAAAGatgaacggaaaaacgaccggaaac
This window contains:
- the LOC126687084 gene encoding hydroxyproline O-galactosyltransferase GALT6-like translates to MKRAVKLESLVSVSRLTLIQTLLALILFYFLFITLEIPLVFKSTAYFSGSVSDNDAVLSRPLLPGTRVMTRSPGRQMRETNKLSGLFFNETIFDAINDSTDEFSVLHKAAKEAWLAGKKLWEELLQSGKITQLNENSTDSVNQTEKCPVSMFLSGREFYGKNRIMEIPCGMTLGSHITVVANPRWAHSEKDPKIALLREGEEELMVSQFMLELQGLKVVDGEDPPRILHLNPRLKGDWSGRPVIEQNTCYRMQWGNALRCEGWSSRADEETVDGQVKCEKWLRDDDGNLEESKATWWLNRLIGRKKKISYTWPFPFAEGKIFVLTISAGLEGYHITVDGRHVTSFPYRTGFVLEDATGLYLNGDIDVHSVFAASLPSSHPSFAPQQHLEMFKKWQAPQMLDEKVELFIGILSAGNHFAERMAARKTWMQHKLIRSSKVVARFFVALNGRKEINFELKKEADYFGDIVIVPYMDNYDLVVLKTVAICEYGVSVVAANYIMKCDDDTFVRVDSVIDEAKKVPSDSSLYIGNINYYHKPLRSGKWAVTFEEWPEEEYPPYANGPGYIVSSDIASYIVIEFQNHKLRLFKMEDVSMGMWVEKFNSTKPVEYVHSLMFCQYGCVEDYYTAHYQSPRQMICLWDKLQQGNPQCCNMR